In a single window of the Gadus macrocephalus chromosome 6, ASM3116895v1 genome:
- the entpd3 gene encoding ectonucleoside triphosphate diphosphohydrolase 3: protein MASKRKTGCQCRTFWVAVLLLASVSAIITIAVIQRHWRVQEYGLEYGIVVDSGSSRSTVYLYQWPGEKKNETGVVSEVLNCKVAGNGISDMLVDAEKDKNTWASFTVCMQKVTKEIPVEKRQKTPLFLGATAGMRLLNQVDQNRSDEVVISLKQYLKALPFAFKDATILTGQQEGLYGWVTVNYLMGNFEEKTLLNSLFHAGGASTVGSMDLGGASTQLAFQVGEELKGEDFLPVRLYGYDYNVYTHSYLCYGKNEAEKQILDRIIKTSPDPTNIQNPCYQEGFNMTIKASSIYNSPCTQTPDNFDPDQQIIFVGSPDSDRCRELVRELFDFTNCTAQGCSFNGVLQPPVQGKFMAYAGFFFTAKALRLNGTSELDVFNSTMREFCHTNKEMLIASRPEISERYLITYCYSAHYVFTMLVDGYKFDPDTWQNIAFEKEVEGTSLGWSLGFMLSMSNMIPSDAKEILPMANPVFAGLIFLFSALMIITVVFLFIMLIRTCY, encoded by the exons ATGGCCTCCAAGAGGAAAACAGGCTGCCAGTGCCGTACGTTCTGGGTggcggtgctgctgctggccagCGTCTCGGCCATCATCACCATCGCCGTCATCCAGAGACACTGGAGGGTGCAGGAGTACGGTCTGGAG TACGGCATCGTGGTGGACTCGGGCTCCTCCCGCTCCACCGTGTACCTCTACCAGTGGCCCGGAGAGAAGAAGAACGAGACCGGCGTGGTGTCCGAGGTGCTCAACTGTAAAGTGGCCG GCAACGGCATCTCCGACATGTTGGTGGACGCGGAGAAGGACAAAAATACTTGGGCGTCCTTCACGGTCTGCATGCAGAAGGTCACAAAAGAAATCCCAGTGGAGAAACGCCAGAAAACACCGCTGTTCCTTGGGGCCACCGCCGGCATGAGGCTGCTGAA TCAAGTGGACCAGAACCGATCGGACGAGGTCGTCATCAGCCTCAAACAGTACCTCAAGGCCCTGCCCTTCGCGTTCAAGGACGCCACCATCCTGACCGGACAGCAGGAGGGCCTCTACGGCTGGGTCACGGTCAACTACCTCATGGGCAACTTTGAGGAG AAGACCCTGTTGAACTCTCTGTTCCATGCCGGGGGTGCCAGCACCGTGGGGTCCATGGACCTGGGCGGGGCCTCCACCCAGCTCGCCTTCCAGGTGGGCGAGGAGCTGAAGGGGGAGGACTTCCTGCCCGTCCGACTGTACGGCTACGACTacaacgtgtacacacacagctacctcTGCTACGGCAAGAACGAGGCCGAGAAGCAGATCCTCGACCGGATAATCAAG ACTTCCCCGGACCCCACCAACATCCAGAACCCCTGCTACCAGGAGGGCTTCAACATGACCATCAAGGCCTCCTCCATCTACAACTCTCCCTGCACCCAAACGCCCGACAACTTTGACCCCGACCAGCAGATCATCTTTGTGGGGAGCCCCGACTCAGACAGGTGCCGGGAGCTGGTCCGCGAGCTGTTCGACTTCACCAACTGTACGGCGCAGGGCTGCTCCTTCAACGGAGTCCTGCAGCCCCCGGTCCAAGGGAAGTTCATG GCCTACGCAGGGTTCTTCTTCACCGCCAAGGCGCTGCGTCTGAACGGCACCTCGGAGCTGGACGTGTTCAACAGCACCATGAGGGAGTTCTGCCACACCAATAAAGAGATG CTGATTGCCAGCAGGCCGGAGATCTCGGAGAGGTACCTCATCACATACTGCTACTCTGCGCACTACGTCTTCACCATGCTTGTCGATGGATACAAGTTTGACCCGGACACCTGGCAGAACATCGCCTTCGAAAAAGAG GTGGAGGGGACCAGCCTGGGCTGGAGCCTGGGCTTCATGCTGTCCATGTCCAACATGATCCCCTCGGACGCCAAGGAGATCCTGCCCATGGCCAACCCCGTCTTCGCAggcctcatcttcctcttctcgGCCCTGATGATCATCACCGTggtcttcctcttcatcatgcTCATCCGCACGTGctactga